From Amycolatopsis sp. cg9, one genomic window encodes:
- a CDS encoding ABC transporter permease, with translation MTTLALDRPAPPRHISPVKGLQHSLSLAWRGILKIRKNPEQLADVTLMPIVFLVVFVYLFGGALSGSTDAYLQMVVPGVIVMNILQACLTVGTNLNTDVSKGVFDRFRSMPIARSAPLIGAVLADVVRYLVCLVVLMVVATLMGYRIATSPGEFAVAILLALAFGLCFCWGSVFVGMLMKTPGSAQALMFVFIMPLTFGSNVFVQTSTMPGWLRAWADISPVSLMANALRGLMNGGAVAGPLAGALAWMAGAVVVFFPLATWAYRRRV, from the coding sequence ATGACGACGCTGGCGCTCGACCGCCCGGCCCCGCCGCGGCACATCAGCCCCGTCAAGGGCCTCCAGCACTCGCTTTCGCTGGCCTGGCGCGGCATCCTGAAGATCCGCAAGAACCCCGAACAGCTCGCCGACGTGACGCTGATGCCGATCGTCTTCCTGGTGGTGTTCGTCTACCTGTTCGGCGGTGCGCTGTCCGGCTCGACCGACGCCTACCTGCAGATGGTCGTGCCCGGCGTCATCGTGATGAACATCCTGCAGGCGTGCCTGACGGTGGGGACGAACCTCAACACCGACGTCAGCAAGGGCGTGTTCGACCGGTTCCGCAGCATGCCGATCGCGCGGTCGGCACCCTTGATCGGCGCCGTGCTGGCCGACGTCGTGCGCTACCTGGTCTGCCTGGTGGTGCTGATGGTCGTGGCGACGCTGATGGGCTACCGGATCGCGACCAGCCCCGGCGAGTTCGCCGTGGCCATCCTGCTCGCGCTGGCGTTCGGCCTCTGCTTCTGCTGGGGCTCGGTGTTCGTCGGCATGCTGATGAAGACGCCCGGCTCGGCGCAGGCGCTGATGTTCGTCTTCATCATGCCGCTGACGTTCGGCAGCAACGTGTTCGTGCAGACGTCCACCATGCCGGGCTGGCTGCGGGCGTGGGCCGACATCAGCCCGGTCAGCCTGATGGCGAACGCGCTGCGCGGCCTGATGAACGGCGGCGCCGTCGCCGGGCCGCTGGCGGGCGCGCTGGCCTGGATGGCCGGTGCGGTCGTGGTGTTCTTCCCGCTGGCCACGTGGGCCTACCGCCGGCGGGTGTGA